A part of Onthophagus taurus isolate NC chromosome 7, IU_Otau_3.0, whole genome shotgun sequence genomic DNA contains:
- the LOC111415255 gene encoding GMP reductase 1-like has product MPNIINEIKLDFKDVLLRPKRSTLKSRNDVNLYRNITFRNSKRTYQGIPVMASNMDTVGTFKMAKALSKHGLFTTIHKYYTVDEWKAFASENPDCLPNIAASAGMAEADFQRLSDILNAVPDITFICLDVANGYSQHFVDFVRKVRAAFPTHTIIAGNVVTGEMVEELILSGADIIKVGIGPGSVCTTRMKTGVGYPQLSAVIECADAAHGLQGHIISDGGCTCAGDVAKAFGAGADFVMAGGMFAGHDQCEGDVIEKNGKKFKLFYGMSSSTAMEKHSGGVAEYRSSEGKTVEVPYKGDVEPTVLDILGGLRSACTYTGAGKIKELPRRATFIRCTQQLNTIYS; this is encoded by the exons gTTAACCTCTATAGAAATATAACATTTAGAAATTCAAAGAGAACATATCAGGGAATTCCTGTAATGGCCTCAAATATGGATACGGTGGGAACATTTAAGATGGCTAAAGCGCTATCAAAACATGGTTTATTTACTACCATCCATAAATATTACACTGTGGATGAATGGAAAGCTTTCGCCTCCGAAAATCCGGATTGTCTCCCAAATATAGCTGCAAGTGCCGGAATGGCTGAAGCGGATTTTCAACGACTTTCGGACATTTTAAATGCAGTACCAGATATTACATTTATTTGTTTGGACGTTGCTAACGGGTATTCCCAGCATTTCGTTGATTTTGTTCGAAAAGTTCGAGCTGCATTTCCAACACACACCATAATC GCGGGTAATGTTGTTACCGGTGAAATGGttgaagaattaattttatcaggGGCTGATATAATAAAAGTAGGTATTGGTCCAGGAAGTGTTTGTACGACAAGAATGAAAACTGGCGTTGGTTATCCTCAATTATCAGCGGTGATTGAATGTGCTGATGCTGCTCATGGATTGCAAGGACATATCATTTCA gaTGGGGGTTGTACATGTGCGGGTGATGTTGCAAAAGCTTTTGGAGCTGGTGCTGATTTTGTTATGGCTGGAGGAATGTTCGCTGGTCATGATCAATGTGAAGGAGATgttattgagaaaaacggaaaaaaatttaaactattttatgGAATGTCTTCCAGTACAGCAATGGAAAAACACTCgg gagGTGTTGCTGAATATAGATCGTCTGAAGGTAAAACGGTCGAAGTCCCATACAAAGGTGACGTTGAACCGACCGTTTTAGACATTTTAGGTGGATTACGAAGCGCTTGTACTTATACAGGAGCTGGTAAAATCAAGGAACTTCCGCGTAGAGCCACGTTTATACGATGCACACAACAACTTAACACAATTTATAGTTAA